The window TCGAGCAACAAGGTCTCCAGCGAAGACTATTCCGGCTTCCTGAATGACTACTCGCACCTGAGCGAGCAGGTAAACGCCTCCGGCGCCAAGGTCATGTCCTGGGTCGAGCCGAACCTGAATCTGAGCCGCTACACCAGCGTCTACATCGAACCGACGCAGTACTTCCCCAAGCCGGCGCCGACCGACAAGGTCTCCCAGCAGACCCTCGACCAGATTTCCGCCTACTACACCCAGGTGCTCAAGCGCGAGTTCGGCCAGGTGCTGCCGGTGGTCAACCAGCCTGCCAGCGACTCGCTGGTGGTGCGCGCCGCCATCACCGGGGTGAGCAGCCATACTCAATCCCTGCATGCCTACGAAGTCATCCCGATCGCCCTGATCGCCGCCGGGGTGAGCACCGCCACCGGCATCCGCGACCAGGACACGGTGATCGCCACCGAAGCCGACTTCCTCGATGGCCGCACCAGCAAGGAAGTGGCCCAGGTCGTGCGCAAGGGCACCGGACAGTCGCTGGAGAACGACAAGCAGGCCATGACCGCCAACGATGTGAAAGGCGTGCTCGACGGCTGGGCCAAGGACATGCGCCTGTCTTACACCAAGTTGCGCGCGCAGCAGTGAGCGTTACTCGGATTACCCGGCCGGACGACATTCCGACCGGGCTTGAGAACAGAATCGGCACTCGGGGCAGCGAATCCCGAGAAGCCGCAAGGGAGCTGATGAATGCC of the Pseudomonas sp. PSE14 genome contains:
- a CDS encoding DUF3313 domain-containing protein; the encoded protein is MKKHAALLPLFVLPLLLAGCSSNKVSSEDYSGFLNDYSHLSEQVNASGAKVMSWVEPNLNLSRYTSVYIEPTQYFPKPAPTDKVSQQTLDQISAYYTQVLKREFGQVLPVVNQPASDSLVVRAAITGVSSHTQSLHAYEVIPIALIAAGVSTATGIRDQDTVIATEADFLDGRTSKEVAQVVRKGTGQSLENDKQAMTANDVKGVLDGWAKDMRLSYTKLRAQQ